The following proteins are co-located in the Tenrec ecaudatus isolate mTenEca1 chromosome 11, mTenEca1.hap1, whole genome shotgun sequence genome:
- the SOWAHC gene encoding ankyrin repeat domain-containing protein SOWAHC, whose translation MEGMAELSQEAVLRFLAQHEGRVRNTELVEHFKGALGGEPEQRARARERFKQLVNAVATVRTDPADGAKYVHLKKKFSAGRPPAPEKAGEPPPPPDGDAAPPAALRDLPRISVTAEPEPGQDEPGVSAEENDPPPVTTTTEPPEQPSDEGGERPAASPAPGNQEGDSGGEPPRPGQVPPQSTEVRRRNSRRGVQPLPRALPPGLSEELEPPAPAWEEAEGGSSPGGATTPRSARKNFRDMVMGSSPQMKRSFFPGGGSQASSSGGGRGRGGGDSDSASLASSAEEESGGGGSVTLDPLEHAWMLSASDGKWESLEGLLTCDPSLLAKRDFITGFTCVHWAAKHGRPELLAMLVNFANKHQLPVNINARTTAGYTALHLAAMHGHVEVVKLLVGAYDADVDIRDYSGKKASQYLNQSVAEEIKSLVGALDEVDAESAGGSGGGRWRLSKVLPSHLITYKLSHALEDGGEHHHQHHHHHQAEAWAGGRAKDSGRKVSGSSSGRLKPRLNKIRFRTQIIHTTPSFRDLEQPLEEEEEEERSQKSHSSSSFKLRPKSNVFG comes from the coding sequence ATGGAGGGGATGGCGGAGCTCAGCCAGGAGGCGGTGCTGCGCTTCCTCGCCCAGCACGAGGGCCGAGTCCGCAACACGGAGCTGGTGGAGCACTTCAAGGGCGCCCTGGGCGGCGAGCCCGAGCAGCGGGCCCGCGCCCGCGAGCGCTTCAAGCAGCTGGTCAACGCCGTGGCCACTGTCCGCACCGACCCTGCCGACGGCGCCAAGTACGTGCACCTCAAGAAGAAGTTCAGTgccgggcgcccgcccgccccggAGAAGGCCGGGGAGCCCCCGCCGCCCCCCGACGGCGACGCCGCCCCTCCCGCGGCCCTGCGCGATCTGCCGCGGATCTCGGTGACCGCGGAGCCGGAGCCAGGCCAGGACGAGCCGGGGGTCTCCGCGGAGGAGAACGACCCGCCGCCCGTGACGACGACCACTGAGCCCCCAGAGCAGCCCTCGGACGAGGGCGGGGAGCGGCCGGCCGCCTCGCCCGCGCCCGGGAACCAGGAGGGGGACAGCGGAGGGGAGCCGCCCAGGCCCGGGCAGGTGCCTCCCCAGAGCACCGAGGTCCGTAGGAGAAACTCGCGGCGCGGTGTGCAGCCCCTACCCCGGGCGCTGCCCCCCGGGCTCAGCGAGGAGCTGGAGCCGCCGGCCCCCGCCTGGGAGGAGGCGGAGGGGGGCAGCTCCCCCGGAGGGGCCACCACCCCGAGGTCCGCCCGCAAGAACTTCCGAGACATGGTGATGGGCAGCTCCCCGCAGATGAAGAGGAGCTTCTTTCCCGGGGGCGGTAGCCAGGCGAGCTCCTCCGGGGGAGGGCGCGGCCGAGGTGGCGGCGACTCGGACAGCGCCTCCCTGGCGTCGTCGGCGGAGGAGGAGAGCGGCGGCGGGGGCTCGGTGACGCTGGACCCCCTGGAGCACGCCTGGATGCTCTCGGCCTCCGACGGCAAGTGGGAGAGCCTGGAAGGGTTGCTGACCTGCGACCCCAGCCTCCTGGCCAAGCGGGACTTCATCACCGGCTTCACCTGCGTGCACTGGGCCGCCAAGCACGGCCGGCCGGAGCTCCTGGCCATGCTGGTCAACTTCGCCAACAAGCACCAGCTCCCGGTGAACATCAACGCCAGGACGACCGCTGGTTACACCGCCTTGCACCTGGCCGCCATGCACGGCCACGTGGAGGTGGTGAAGCTGCTGGTGGGCGCCTACGACGCCGACGTGGACATCAGGGACTACAGCGGGAAAAAGGCCTCGCAGTACCTGAACCAGAGCGTCGCTGAGGAGATCAAGAGCCTGGTGGGAGCCTTGGACGAGGTGGACGCGGAGAGTGCTGGGGGCAGTGGAGGCGGGCGCTGGAGGCTCTCCAAGGTGCTCCCCTCTCACCTCATCACCTACAAACTCTCGCACGCCCTAGAGGATGGAGGGGAGCACCACCAccagcatcaccaccaccaccaggccgAGGCTTGGGCTGGGGGCAGAGCAAAAGATTCCGGTCGCAAAGTGTCGGGCAGCTCCAGCGGGCGGTTGAAACCCAGACTCAACAAAATCCGTTTCCGAACCCAGATCATCCACACCACGCCCTCCTTCAGAGACCTGGAGCAGccgctggaggaggaggaggaagaggagaggtcTCAGAAAAGCCACTCCTCATCCTCGTTCAAACTGAGACCGAAGTCCAACGTGTTTGGGTAA